GTCGACATAGATATCGACATTCGGTGCGTCGTAAGAGTTGTGCACTGCACGGATGCCAGCACCGGCATCCGCGTCGACGATCTCAGTGACCACGCCGTCGTCTTCGACAATCAGACTGATGGGCGAGTCGCCAAAATTGGTATTGTCCACAGCGCCGATAAACAGCGACTTGTCGGCGGCAAGCTGAATAGTGCCACTGTCGAATACCGGCGTACTGCCACCCTCGGCAGTCACACGAATCTGGTAGTCGCCGGCGGGAACATCCACCGCATCGAGTGTTTCCCTGAAGCTGAAGGAACCAATCGGTGATGCAGAAACCAGATCCGCCCCAGGCGCCGTCACATAGACATCCACGGCGGGTGCGTCCGCTGCCAGATGGGCCACCCGGACGCGGACCTGGCCGCTGGCAAGATCGCTTTCTGGCTGTTCCACCAGCAACAGTTCGGGGCCGCCGCCGGCGACGGTGCCGACAGCCGCCGCGTAGTAGCGAATGTCATCGGCAATCATAATGTCCGCAGGACCAATAACCGTCTGGGTTTGGTCACCGGGTAGTCGCGCGTCGACAGCAACGGCGTAGGTTCCGGTCTCAAGCTCGACCTCGCCACCGCTCTTGAACGGCACATCGCTAAACAAGGTATCGCTCCCCGCCACCACGTTGACATTCGGTGCGTCAGCTGAAGTATGGAGCACCACCAGTTCGCTGGTTTCAGGGGAGTCGTCGTCATCATCACAACCGGTCAGCGCCAGGAAGGCCAGACTGACGAGAAAGAGCGGCAATGCATGGTTCATTTTGTTGTTCCTCCATCGAATGGACATGCCCGGGTAGCTACGACGGAGAAAGGTCGGTGGCCCTTAAATTTGTCAATTATTGTGAAATTAAACCGGTCGTTTTGATAACTGGAATGTGTGATATGGTCGCCGCCCGTGCAGCAGATAGTCCTCGCAAAGCGAGATCGTTGCGAAGGTCATCATCTTTAAACGGTCATCAATTAGCCTGGATTACGGCCCCGCCCCTCATAAGAGCAGCCAAACTAGGGGTTTATGCGTATCCACGTTAATGAATCGAAAAGCTATAGATGTGAGTTTGGACAAATCCTGCCTTAAGAGCAGGACGTATCGCACGTTTCCAGACAGCCTCCGACGGTGTATAGCAGCCTAATCTTTCCGCTATACTCTGGCGCTTATACGTCATCAAGTGAAGAAAAACACAGGGAATCCCTCATGCGCACCGCGTCCCGCTTTGCCATTGTCATCGTTGTACTGG
The window above is part of the Marinobacter nanhaiticus D15-8W genome. Proteins encoded here:
- a CDS encoding DUF4397 domain-containing protein; this translates as MNHALPLFLVSLAFLALTGCDDDDDSPETSELVVLHTSADAPNVNVVAGSDTLFSDVPFKSGGEVELETGTYAVAVDARLPGDQTQTVIGPADIMIADDIRYYAAAVGTVAGGGPELLLVEQPESDLASGQVRVRVAHLAADAPAVDVYVTAPGADLVSASPIGSFSFRETLDAVDVPAGDYQIRVTAEGGSTPVFDSGTIQLAADKSLFIGAVDNTNFGDSPISLIVEDDGVVTEIVDADAGAGIRAVHNSYDAPNVDIYVDGVAATTDLAFPNAFPGSGNDPALDYASLPAGTTTVGVTATGSPTVVADAELDLVNGNAYTVLASNAVTALELLPFEDDNRDVATAAKLRVIHGASQAPDVDVYAVAQGNACPGNADPVLTDVPYKASSGYLEVEAGDYTLCVTVAGTGTVAIGPLDVTLAAGSVYTVVAREVDDDASQFTVTTLDEF